A genomic region of Daphnia carinata strain CSIRO-1 chromosome 5, CSIRO_AGI_Dcar_HiC_V3, whole genome shotgun sequence contains the following coding sequences:
- the LOC130696249 gene encoding uncharacterized protein LOC130696249 isoform X1, whose amino-acid sequence MVGKTKCLVKSCNNIHPIHKDCSWHQWPAQESAIHRWMIALRKNKSATGFSEHSLPDVEGQRICSDHFEKTCFKEGVVRRLKPTAIPTIFRLPTHKDPTLSTTILKQHTVESSSSHQNENTATKTTLIADLSTNVQQCPVIQQDHSDLAKQTDCINMGHQVGQPKNETPKRIGAKCYVKGCKSGYDSCNGSVHFFKPKDEKTVYLWQKFISRNDLKLGKFHSVCHKHFDDADIIKETTIRGENGQAAACDPTPWKLVGGAVPKFFLENPASELRPFRKIAIRPTDLRPPAATSAKSVVVPKIIVHNEAPMMSHTKQQDVTDLILPEKLSPVPQKTYSNRKKFPVLAKSPILHSDNEAGRDVGEPDSFTLKSALNPKETLIALPSSPAGNSAKMSQPARNSSVTRPNVPEDSSGCEVGISNQDKQLSLPNKKVQMDVIVSKQATLPSTWICQPGLLIRPNMPMDGDRPIGISVHQIQQFPAPCIVAHQTLLNPKEAVLPPSWSWQENYLPKKQSICLKFKWLEENNLFEFTKSVIVSEGVCANNMGNPTHTIRYFVRGRQVYHRNLNSQFSTINELTYYLKVYDDIPECVGYANKKFYENSLLSPFPNSSVSQSKSCLLLASEKSNLCAYCLSLMTPTFQHRVVINSNNLPVTDSIPTTDSQDVVACGNVMPHSKEIMCNFLQSNGNAVIPVLAEEGSISEGNPDPEAVTLPVPNELVGSCVRKSEDLESVLIKLGSSFDSSSYPLFLYHLQTWCCGIYAPAEVSVLPSATSASATPTLDEGQPIIHDWTSYSKPTFLVSQPQRVYCRRKAAAARRIKEIKGALIKWTDVENMAYHDGKVHVTLKGQPVVQNNLPQVFHDEMGSYDDDFNEFNIKKNGRSLSYSSFSESEDSSVVIMVDDSEYSPSESSSTDAEENESDEIDLALAERLLRGEIHLKRRLQRKFLFYSRMLTRSKEIGRSILKASQEFEDRCRNGTMKQQIAKKSGPKKQCNECGKMIHAKGFQDHVKLHSGIKSHLCELCGRAFVFRSSLNSHIRLNHRGISRTKPPKNFMCSTCGHTVSSKERLGIHERIHTDERPFDCKFCDKKFREKGTLVRHIRTHTGERPYACNICGKSYRSRFAYVSHHRTKHETKQKEEKKDPMEDRRKHPKIGYRCEYCGKEFCQGRILAYEKHLTTHTGVCAAIPCTQPGCDFTYSDMTQLKEHTLAQHPEKAYTCDVCNKIFLTKQTLTDHRSMHDPTRGFQCSFCPVKLTVKSSLIAHEKLHTRETPYECSFCEMRFHSTYLLQIHMRTHQPSQLKRKRYRKTS is encoded by the exons ATGGTAGGCAAAACAAAGTGCTTAGTGAAATCATGCAACAATATTCACCCAATTCATAAAGATTGTTCTTGGCATCAATGGCCAGCACAAGAGAGTGCAATACATCGATGGATGATTGCATTACGGAAAAATAAATCGGCCACAGGATTTTCGGAGCATAGTCTTCCTGATGTGGAAGGCCAAAGAATTTGCAGTGATCATTTCGAAAAGACGTGTTTCAAAGAAGGTGTGGTAAGAAGACTCAAACCAACTGCAATTCCTACAATTTTCAGGCTACCAACACACAAGGATCCAACGTTATCAACTACTATTCTCAAACAACACACTGTTGAATCAA GCAGTTcccatcaaaatgaaaatactgcaacaaaaacaacactgATAGCAGACTTATCAACAAATGTGCAGCAATGTCCAGTCATACAACAAG ATCACAGTGATTTGGCCAAACAAACTGACTGCATCAATATGGGGCACCAGGTGGGTCAACCAAAAAATGAGACACCGAAAAG GATCGGTGCAAAGTGCTACGTGAAGGGGTGCAAATCTGGATATGATTCCTGCAACGGAAGTGTACACTTTTTCAAaccaaaagatgaaaaaactGTGTACCTGTGGCAGAAGTTCATAAGTAGAAACGATTTGAAACTGGGGAAGTTTCATTCGGTTTGTCACAAGCACTTTGACGACGCAGATATTATAAAAGAGACAACAATTCGAGGTGAAAACGGTCAAGCAGCAGCTTGTGACCCAACACCTTGGAAACTTGTCGGTGGGGCGGTACCAAAATTTTTTCTGG AGAATCCTGCAAGTGAATTACGACCGTTTAGGAAAATTGCAATAAGGCCCACTGATTTAAGACCTCCTGCTGCGACATCTGCCAAATCTGTGGTAGTGCCCAAGATAATTGTCCACAATGAAGCCCCAATGATGTCGCATACTAAGCAACAAGATGTTACAGATTTAATACTTCCTGAAAAACTTTCGCCTGTCCCTCAAAAGACTTATAGCAACCGGAAAAAATTTCCGGTCTTGGCTAAATCGCCCATTCTCCATTCAGATAATGAAGCCGGTAGAGACGTTGGTGAACCTGACAGTTTTACACTAAAAAGCGCCTTAAATCCTAAGGAAACGCTCATTGCGCTACCGTCTTCACCGGCAGGAAATTCTGCGAAAATGTCTCAACCAGCCCGAAATAGTTCAGTAACCAGACCAAATGTGCCTGAAGATTCAAGTGGATGTGAAGTAGGAATTAGTAATCAAGACAAGCAGCTGTCCTTGCCCAACAAAAAAGTGCAGATGGATGTTATCGTGTCGAAACAAGCTACACTTCCTTCAACATGGATTTGCCAACCAGGACTTCTAATAAGACCGAATATGCCTATGGATGGTGATCGTCCAATAGGTATTTCTGTCCACCAGATCCAACAATTTCCGGCACCTTGTATCGTTGCACATCAGACCCTGCTTAATCCTAAAGAAGCTGTTCTTCCACCATCGTGGTCCTGGCAAGAAAATTATCTGCCAAAAAAACAGTCAATTTGCTTAAAATTTAAATGGCTGGAAGAAAACAACTTATTTGAATTCACCAAGTCCGTCATAGTCAGCGAGGGTGTATGCGCAAACAACATGGGCAACCCTACCCATACCATTCGCTACTTTGTTCGAGGACGGCAGGTTTATCACCGAAATTTAAATTCGCAGTTCTCTACAATCAATGAACTTACATACTACTTGAAGGTTTATGATGACATTCCAGAGTGTGTTGGTTATGCAAATAAGAAATTCTACGAAAATTCACTTCTATCTCCATTTCCAAACTCGAGTGTAAGTCAATCAAAATCATGCCTTCTACTGGCGTCGGAAAAAAGCAACCTGTGCGCCTATTGTTTGTCTTTGATGACACCCACTTTTCAACATCGCGTGGTGATCAATAGCAACAATTTACCAGTAACAGATTCTATTCCTACAACCGACTCTCAAGATGTTGTAGCATGTGGCAACGTCATGCCTCACAGCAAGGAAATCATGTGCAATTTTCTTCAATCCAATGGCAATGCGGTTATTCCTGTACTTGCAGAGGAAGGATCAATTTCCGAAGGAAATCCAGATCCTGAAGCCGTTACGCTGCCCGTTCCGAATGAATTAGTTGGCAGTTGTGTTCGAAAATCAGAAGATCTTGAATCAGTCTTAATCAAACTAGGCAGTTCGTTTGATTCATCAAGCTACCCGTTGTTCCTCTATCATTTGCAAACATGGTGCTGTGGTATTTACGCTCCTGCTGAAGTGTCTGTCCTCCCATCAGCAACCTCTGCATCGGCTACACCGACACTAGATGAAGGGCAACCGATCATACATGACTGGACTTCATACAGCAAACCCACCTTCTTGGTTTCTCAACCACAGCGCGTGTACTGCCGCCGTAAAGCCGCTGCCGCAAGgcgaataaaagaaatcaagggGGCCCTAATAAAGTGGACCGATGTTGAGAACATGGCATATCACGATGGAAAAGTCCACGTCACTTTGAAGGGACAACCTGTTGTCCAGAATAACCTACCCCAAGTATTTCACGACGAAATGGGTTCCTATGATGACGACTTTAACGAATTTAATATCAAGAAAAATGGACGCTCACTTAGTTATAGCAGTTTTTCGGAAAGTGAAGATTCATCAGTTGTAATAATGGTAGATGATAGTGAATATTCGCCGAGTGAAAGTAGCAGCACTGATGCCGAAGAAAATGAGAGCGACGAAATCGACCTAGCGTTGGCGGAGCGTCTTTTACGGGGAGAAATCCACTTAAAGAGAAGGTTGCAAAGGAAATTCCTATTTTACTCTAGGATGCTTACTAG AAGCAAAGAAATAGGTCGTTCTATTTTAAAGGCATCACAGGAATTTGAGGATAGATGCCGAAATGGAACAATGAAGCAACAAATTGCGAAGAAATCCGGCC CTAAAAAACAGTGCAATGAATGCGGAAAAATGATCCACGCTAAGGGATTCCAAGATCATGTCAAACTTCATAGCGGCATAAAATCACACTTATGCGAGCTATGTGGTAGAGCATTTGTGTTTAGATCCAGCCTGAATTCCCATATACGGCTAAATCATCGTGGAATATCACGCACCAAACCGCCCAAAAATTTCATGTGTAGTACGTGCGGTCATACCGTAAGTTCAAAGGAACGTTTGGGAATCCATGAGAGGATTCACACCGATGAaagg CCATTCGATTGCAAATTCTGTGACAAAAAGTTTCGCGAGAAAGGCACACTTGTACGTCATATTCG AACTCATACGGGTGAGAGACCATATGCGTGCAACATCTGTGGAAAATCTTACCGGTCGAG GTTCGCCTACGTCAGCCATCATAGAACTaaacatgaaacaaaacaaaaagaagaaaaaaaggatccGATGGAGGa CCGACGCAAACATCCCAAAATCGGATATCGCTGTGAATACTGTGGAAAGGAGTTTTGTCAAGGCCGAATCTTGGCATATGAAAAACATCTCACAACCCACACAGGTGTTTGTGCTGCTATTCCTTGCACACAGCCTGGCTGTGACTTCACATATTCGGATATGACGCAGCTAAAG GAACACACATTGGCACAACATCCGGAAAAGGCATACACTTGTGATGTGTGTAACAAAATCTTTCTCACGAAGCAAACTCTAACAGATCATCGG TCTATGCACGATCCAACTCGAGGCTTCCAGTGCTCGTTTTGTCCCGTAAAGTTGACGGTTAAG TCAAGTTTGATTGCTCACGAAAAGCTTCACACTCGGGAAACACCATATGAATGCTCTTTCTGCGAAATGCGTTTCCATAGTACTTATCTGTTGCAGATTCATATGCGCACTCATCAGCCTAGTCAGCTCAAGAGAAAACGCTATAGAAAAACCAGTTGA
- the LOC130696249 gene encoding uncharacterized protein LOC130696249 isoform X2, producing the protein MVGKTKCLVKSCNNIHPIHKDCSWHQWPAQESAIHRWMIALRKNKSATGFSEHSLPDVEGQRICSDHFEKTCFKEGVVRRLKPTAIPTIFRLPTHKDPTLSTTILKQHTVESSSSHQNENTATKTTLIADLSTNVQQCPVIQQDHSDLAKQTDCINMGHQVGQPKNETPKRIGAKCYVKGCKSGYDSCNGSVHFFKPKDEKTVYLWQKFISRNDLKLGKFHSVCHKHFDDADIIKETTIRGENGQAAACDPTPWKLVGGAVPKFFLENPASELRPFRKIAIRPTDLRPPAATSAKSVVVPKIIVHNEAPMMSHTKQQDVTDLILPEKLSPVPQKTYSNRKKFPVLAKSPILHSDNEAGRDVGEPDSFTLKSALNPKETLIALPSSPAGNSAKMSQPARNSSVTRPNVPEDSSGCEVGISNQDKQLSLPNKKVQMDVIVSKQATLPSTWICQPGLLIRPNMPMDGDRPIGISVHQIQQFPAPCIVAHQTLLNPKEAVLPPSWSWQENYLPKKQSICLKFKWLEENNLFEFTKSVIVSEGVCANNMGNPTHTIRYFVRGRQVYHRNLNSQFSTINELTYYLKVYDDIPECVGYANKKFYENSLLSPFPNSSVSQSKSCLLLASEKSNLCAYCLSLMTPTFQHRVVINSNNLPVTDSIPTTDSQDVVACGNVMPHSKEIMCNFLQSNGNAVIPVLAEEGSISEGNPDPEAVTLPVPNELVGSCVRKSEDLESVLIKLGSSFDSSSYPLFLYHLQTWCCGIYAPAEVSVLPSATSASATPTLDEGQPIIHDWTSYSKPTFLVSQPQRVYCRRKAAAARRIKEIKGALIKWTDVENMAYHDGKVHVTLKGQPVVQNNLPQVFHDEMGSYDDDFNEFNIKKNGRSLSYSSFSESEDSSVVIMVDDSEYSPSESSSTDAEENESDEIDLALAERLLRGEIHLKRRLQRKFLFYSRMLTRSKEIGRSILKASQEFEDRCRNGTMKQQIAKKSGPKKQCNECGKMIHAKGFQDHVKLHSGIKSHLCELCGRAFVFRSSLNSHIRLNHRGISRTKPPKNFMCSTCGHTVSSKERLGIHERIHTDERPFDCKFCDKKFREKGTLVRHIRTHTGERPYACNICGKSYRSRFAYVSHHRTKHETKQKEEKKDPMEDRRKHPKIGYRCEYCGKEFCQGRILAYEKHLTTHTGVCAAIPCTQPGCDFTYSDMTQLKEHTLAQHPEKAYTCDVCNKIFLTKQTLTDHRVILTVFFK; encoded by the exons ATGGTAGGCAAAACAAAGTGCTTAGTGAAATCATGCAACAATATTCACCCAATTCATAAAGATTGTTCTTGGCATCAATGGCCAGCACAAGAGAGTGCAATACATCGATGGATGATTGCATTACGGAAAAATAAATCGGCCACAGGATTTTCGGAGCATAGTCTTCCTGATGTGGAAGGCCAAAGAATTTGCAGTGATCATTTCGAAAAGACGTGTTTCAAAGAAGGTGTGGTAAGAAGACTCAAACCAACTGCAATTCCTACAATTTTCAGGCTACCAACACACAAGGATCCAACGTTATCAACTACTATTCTCAAACAACACACTGTTGAATCAA GCAGTTcccatcaaaatgaaaatactgcaacaaaaacaacactgATAGCAGACTTATCAACAAATGTGCAGCAATGTCCAGTCATACAACAAG ATCACAGTGATTTGGCCAAACAAACTGACTGCATCAATATGGGGCACCAGGTGGGTCAACCAAAAAATGAGACACCGAAAAG GATCGGTGCAAAGTGCTACGTGAAGGGGTGCAAATCTGGATATGATTCCTGCAACGGAAGTGTACACTTTTTCAAaccaaaagatgaaaaaactGTGTACCTGTGGCAGAAGTTCATAAGTAGAAACGATTTGAAACTGGGGAAGTTTCATTCGGTTTGTCACAAGCACTTTGACGACGCAGATATTATAAAAGAGACAACAATTCGAGGTGAAAACGGTCAAGCAGCAGCTTGTGACCCAACACCTTGGAAACTTGTCGGTGGGGCGGTACCAAAATTTTTTCTGG AGAATCCTGCAAGTGAATTACGACCGTTTAGGAAAATTGCAATAAGGCCCACTGATTTAAGACCTCCTGCTGCGACATCTGCCAAATCTGTGGTAGTGCCCAAGATAATTGTCCACAATGAAGCCCCAATGATGTCGCATACTAAGCAACAAGATGTTACAGATTTAATACTTCCTGAAAAACTTTCGCCTGTCCCTCAAAAGACTTATAGCAACCGGAAAAAATTTCCGGTCTTGGCTAAATCGCCCATTCTCCATTCAGATAATGAAGCCGGTAGAGACGTTGGTGAACCTGACAGTTTTACACTAAAAAGCGCCTTAAATCCTAAGGAAACGCTCATTGCGCTACCGTCTTCACCGGCAGGAAATTCTGCGAAAATGTCTCAACCAGCCCGAAATAGTTCAGTAACCAGACCAAATGTGCCTGAAGATTCAAGTGGATGTGAAGTAGGAATTAGTAATCAAGACAAGCAGCTGTCCTTGCCCAACAAAAAAGTGCAGATGGATGTTATCGTGTCGAAACAAGCTACACTTCCTTCAACATGGATTTGCCAACCAGGACTTCTAATAAGACCGAATATGCCTATGGATGGTGATCGTCCAATAGGTATTTCTGTCCACCAGATCCAACAATTTCCGGCACCTTGTATCGTTGCACATCAGACCCTGCTTAATCCTAAAGAAGCTGTTCTTCCACCATCGTGGTCCTGGCAAGAAAATTATCTGCCAAAAAAACAGTCAATTTGCTTAAAATTTAAATGGCTGGAAGAAAACAACTTATTTGAATTCACCAAGTCCGTCATAGTCAGCGAGGGTGTATGCGCAAACAACATGGGCAACCCTACCCATACCATTCGCTACTTTGTTCGAGGACGGCAGGTTTATCACCGAAATTTAAATTCGCAGTTCTCTACAATCAATGAACTTACATACTACTTGAAGGTTTATGATGACATTCCAGAGTGTGTTGGTTATGCAAATAAGAAATTCTACGAAAATTCACTTCTATCTCCATTTCCAAACTCGAGTGTAAGTCAATCAAAATCATGCCTTCTACTGGCGTCGGAAAAAAGCAACCTGTGCGCCTATTGTTTGTCTTTGATGACACCCACTTTTCAACATCGCGTGGTGATCAATAGCAACAATTTACCAGTAACAGATTCTATTCCTACAACCGACTCTCAAGATGTTGTAGCATGTGGCAACGTCATGCCTCACAGCAAGGAAATCATGTGCAATTTTCTTCAATCCAATGGCAATGCGGTTATTCCTGTACTTGCAGAGGAAGGATCAATTTCCGAAGGAAATCCAGATCCTGAAGCCGTTACGCTGCCCGTTCCGAATGAATTAGTTGGCAGTTGTGTTCGAAAATCAGAAGATCTTGAATCAGTCTTAATCAAACTAGGCAGTTCGTTTGATTCATCAAGCTACCCGTTGTTCCTCTATCATTTGCAAACATGGTGCTGTGGTATTTACGCTCCTGCTGAAGTGTCTGTCCTCCCATCAGCAACCTCTGCATCGGCTACACCGACACTAGATGAAGGGCAACCGATCATACATGACTGGACTTCATACAGCAAACCCACCTTCTTGGTTTCTCAACCACAGCGCGTGTACTGCCGCCGTAAAGCCGCTGCCGCAAGgcgaataaaagaaatcaagggGGCCCTAATAAAGTGGACCGATGTTGAGAACATGGCATATCACGATGGAAAAGTCCACGTCACTTTGAAGGGACAACCTGTTGTCCAGAATAACCTACCCCAAGTATTTCACGACGAAATGGGTTCCTATGATGACGACTTTAACGAATTTAATATCAAGAAAAATGGACGCTCACTTAGTTATAGCAGTTTTTCGGAAAGTGAAGATTCATCAGTTGTAATAATGGTAGATGATAGTGAATATTCGCCGAGTGAAAGTAGCAGCACTGATGCCGAAGAAAATGAGAGCGACGAAATCGACCTAGCGTTGGCGGAGCGTCTTTTACGGGGAGAAATCCACTTAAAGAGAAGGTTGCAAAGGAAATTCCTATTTTACTCTAGGATGCTTACTAG AAGCAAAGAAATAGGTCGTTCTATTTTAAAGGCATCACAGGAATTTGAGGATAGATGCCGAAATGGAACAATGAAGCAACAAATTGCGAAGAAATCCGGCC CTAAAAAACAGTGCAATGAATGCGGAAAAATGATCCACGCTAAGGGATTCCAAGATCATGTCAAACTTCATAGCGGCATAAAATCACACTTATGCGAGCTATGTGGTAGAGCATTTGTGTTTAGATCCAGCCTGAATTCCCATATACGGCTAAATCATCGTGGAATATCACGCACCAAACCGCCCAAAAATTTCATGTGTAGTACGTGCGGTCATACCGTAAGTTCAAAGGAACGTTTGGGAATCCATGAGAGGATTCACACCGATGAaagg CCATTCGATTGCAAATTCTGTGACAAAAAGTTTCGCGAGAAAGGCACACTTGTACGTCATATTCG AACTCATACGGGTGAGAGACCATATGCGTGCAACATCTGTGGAAAATCTTACCGGTCGAG GTTCGCCTACGTCAGCCATCATAGAACTaaacatgaaacaaaacaaaaagaagaaaaaaaggatccGATGGAGGa CCGACGCAAACATCCCAAAATCGGATATCGCTGTGAATACTGTGGAAAGGAGTTTTGTCAAGGCCGAATCTTGGCATATGAAAAACATCTCACAACCCACACAGGTGTTTGTGCTGCTATTCCTTGCACACAGCCTGGCTGTGACTTCACATATTCGGATATGACGCAGCTAAAG GAACACACATTGGCACAACATCCGGAAAAGGCATACACTTGTGATGTGTGTAACAAAATCTTTCTCACGAAGCAAACTCTAACAGATCATCGGGTAATTTtaacggttttttttaaataa